The region CTTCTTCTTGGGAGCCGGAGCGCCCACGCCGGGCCCGTCGCCGCCGACATCGCCGACATCGCCGACATCGCCGAGGTCGCCCAGGTCACCGCCGCCCATCCCCAGGCCGCCCGCGTCCTCGAAGGTGAAGTCGCGCTGCGCGGCCGCCGGGAAGGGGATGATCGCGTCGCCATCCCCCAGCTCCGCCACGCGGCGGAGGATGCTCTCCATGGTGGCCGCGTCGTTGTCGAAGCCGCCGTGGCTGGTGCTGCGGCTGGCGCTCCGGCCGTGCCCGGCCTTGGTGGGCGACCAGATCACCTCGTGCGGGCCGCCGTGCCCGCCCAGCCCCAGCAGCGCGGCCACCTCGGGATCGGCTCGGAGCGAGTCCTCGAGCCCCAGGATGGGGGTGCCGCGCTCGGCCTCCAGCGCGTAGTGGATGAGGTAGAGGAGCGACTTGCGGTAGATGCCGCCGCAGTTGTCGTCTTCCTCGAACTCGCGCAGCATGGTGTAGACGGTGAGCCGGTCCACGCCGCCGCCGGAGGCCAGGAGCGGCGGGATGCGGCGGACGAACTCGTCCATGCGCACCGCGGGCGCCAGGTAGTGCAGCGTGCGAAAGGCCGGCGCGCCCGCGTCCAGCGCCCTGGGGATGAAGACGCCGTGGAAGATGGAGCCCGCGCTGTGCCCGGCGGCGTGCAGCTCCACATGGTGCTCGCCGCGGCAGAACTCGGCCAGGCGCTCGGCCACGTACGCCGCCCCGCCGCGCTCGTCGACGGACGCCGCGGCGCTGTTCTTCATCCCGCCCCACACGGTGGGCCCGCCGGCGCGGTGCGCGACCTCTTCCAGCACGCGGTCCACGTTCAGCCCGCGGACGGCTTCCAGCGCGCGCGGGCGGCCGCGCAGCAGGTTCAGCAGCGTCTCCCAGATCCCCGTCTCCCAGATGAAGTAGATGGGGTAGACGTGGTTCCGCAGCCACCAGCCGTGCGTGAGCCGCGCGTAGTCGATCCCCCGCGCCTCGGAGACCAGCCCGCCGTGCGCCCAGAAGAGGATGCGCAGCGGGCGCCCCTCGCGCTGCGCCGCCTCCAGCGCGCGCGGCAGGTGCTCGCGGAAGATGGCGTCCACGTCGGCCGGGGTGGTGCGCATGATCCCCCGGTTGGAGAAGCGCCCCTGGTTCAGGTTCACCACGTGCGCGCGCAGCTCGGCCAGCTCGCCCGGCGTGAAGCTCACCCCGCGCGCGGCTTCGTCCTCCGCTCCATCACCGGGGTCGCCGCGATCGCGGGCGTCGCGGCCGGAGCCGTCGTAACCGGAGTCCGCGCAGGCGGCGTCGGCGCGGGGGCCGCAGTCGGGCTCGCCGTCGTCCTCGGGCGCGGGCTCCAGCGCGTCCGCGGCGAACGGGCGGGCGCCCGGGCCGCCGCGCGGCCACGTCCCGTCCGGCACGGCGCTGCTCATCCGCGACTCGGGGAACGGTCCCCCGCGCCCGGCGTCGGCGGCGAAGGCACGGGTGCCCTCCAGCTCGGCGCGGCGGGCGCGGACCTCGGCCAGGATCCCGGCCTTGCTGATCCCCGTTCCCGGGCAGGTCTTCTCGTCGGTGTACTCGCGGTGGAAGTGCAGCGAATCCACCGGCAGCCCGCACCTGATCTGCACGCGGGCGATGACGTCGATCACCGCGCGGCGCTGCTCGCCCTCCAGCCGCTCGTGCCCGCGGTCGAAGTCGCCCAGCGTCTCGAACATGAACACGCCGTCGTTGAAGCCGGTGGCGCTCGCGGGCGTGCGGTTCCAGTCGCGCCCCGTCCACACCGTGCCGTCGGGGGCGATGGTCAGGTGCTGGGCGATGTCGCTCCACCCCTTTTTCTGCGTGTGGTAGCGCCACATCTGCTCGATGCTGCCGCTGGCGTCTTTGGCGTAGTCGCGGCTGGTGGGCTCCTGCGTGTGGTGCATGTGCACGCGCGTGACCTTGCGCGTGAAGCGGAAGCGTGCGAGTTCGTCGGCGAACTGGTCGAGCTTCAGCTGGCGGAAGGGCTTCGGCATCGCGAGGGGCTCCGGGAGGCGGGATCGGATCGGAATCGGCATGAAAGTCCGGCGCGAAGACGTACATCTCTCACGCCGCCGCGGCCCGGATGCAAGCATCTCGTGCGCGGTAGGCGGACTTGGTCGGATGAATGGATGGCCGGGAGGCGGGACTTTACCTTGAAGGGCGGTACACGCATCGACAACTCCGGAATGCCCGCTGCGCAAGCCGGCGTCGCGCCAGGCAGTGTGAAGCCTGGCGCAATTTGCAAGCATCAAGTGGCCGTTCCAGTAACGTCAGAAAACGTCGCTGCTTCCTCGTTGTAAGGGAGCATCGCGCCGAGCCTCTAGAAGAGGGGGTGGAGACGGGTCGAGCCAGGAATGCGGCGGGCCCACTGTCCCGCGCGGGAGAGGTGCGGCAATGGGCCGAGCCTTATGGAACCTCACGTCAGGCGGGGTATACAAATGCGGATACTTCTCACTTCACGAATGGCATGGGTAACCACTCGGCTTGTGACGGTAGCTGTCACAGCCTCGCTTTGCGCATGCGCCGATGCAGTGACCGGCCCGGATCGCAGCCCCACTGGCTCGGCCAGGACGGAGTTTACGCTGCCCCGGAATCACCGCGACTGAATGTCGGTACGGCGGCGAGTACCCGAACTGCAAGGCGGCACCGACTACGCCGGGCGATGCGGGTGTCGCACCGACGCCGAGCAGCGATCCGGCGGCTCCGGGCAGCGGCGGCGGGGGTACAGCGCCTCCTCCGGATTCGAGCTACAGCGCACCATCGGATTCAACGAATGACCTCTCTGCGCGCAATTGTCCCCAAGTCCTGGGGGGCAAAGTCATCACAGCCGGGACCATTGTCGCGGGAATCCTGCACACGTTCAAGTTCGACGGAGAGATGACGCGCGTCAGTGCCGCGCCATCACCCGCGACGTATATCATCGCGCATCCTACGGTAAGCGAGGATGCGTGGTGGATCGCGGAGTCGGGCACGATCAAGGTCAACTGCTCGGGCGGGTACTCGCCGAACGCTTTCGGATTCCGGTTGTGGATCGGAACCGCTACCTATGCGGGACAAAGCGACCTGCACATGATCCGCGGTCCCCATCACCCGACAACTTACTGATAGGGAAAGAGCCCCGATGGCAGAGCGGCGGAATCAACTCGCGCTCCTTACGGAGGCCGAGTTGCGAGCGGCGCTGGAGATTGGCGGCACCCCGGAAACCGCTCGGGCCGTCGCCGCCCAGGTGTACGCCGTCCCGGCGGAGGAGCAGCACTTTTTTGAGTGGATTGACACCACCTTGATGTTCGCCTCGTGCGTCTCCGGCGAACTTTCGGAGCGAATCGCTGCCTTCTTCGGATCGACTCCCGAACTGCGGGCGCAGTTGGAGGAGCAACAACACGCGTTCAGGCAGTGGGTCGCGGGGCCGAAGTTTCAGGGCCCGGTTACACCGCTTGGTCTTGACGACGTAGTGTTCGATGTTCGTACTGAAGCAAGCGCGCGTGCCGAGCCGGCGGACGGTGAGGCGCCTACCGCGTAAAGAGCGTTCAGTTGCTGGCCGGCGCCCAGCCGATGTTCTCGACCGCGCGCTGCTTGCCGAGCGGCGGCAGGTCGCCGGGCGGGTAGAGCGAGAGCGACACGTCGCCGCGCACGGGGCGGTCGGCGTGCGATCCGTCGAACACGAGGGTGGCGATGAGCAGCGCGCCGTCCTCGCGCAGCCGCTCCTCGGCCTCGCTGCCGTGGACGGCCACGTGGTAGCCGCCGCCCGCCAGCCAGATCCCCGCTTTCGGGAGCACGCCGTGCCGCCACTTCGGGGTGATCCGGCGCTCTTCGTAGAACGAGTCCGGGATCAGCTTCTTGTCTTCCATCGGTCCTGAAAGCGCCTGTGTTTTTCGGGAGATGCGAGGCGTTCGGGTACACCGCTGCCACGCGCGATGTGCCCGCATCGCCCTCGATCTCGCGCGGAGACGCGGAGACGCAGAGAACTCCCCCGCGTCTCCGCGTCTCCGCGTGAGATCCCGGGATGGTGCGGCCGCGCGATGATATCCGATCCGGCGCGGGCCGTGCAGGCGCGTGCATCGTCCGAAATGCGTCCGGCGGTGTAGATTCGCGGATGCGCAGCCAGAGCCCGACCCGTCTTCGACCGATGCGACCGCTCGTGAGGCCGATCCTTTCGCCGTTCCCGTCATCCGCCGCGCTGGTGGCGATGCTGCTCTCCGCCGCGCCGCTCGCCGCGCAGACACGCGCCACGCAGGTGCGCGACATCGACGTCCGCGGCACGCACGCGCTGGGCGAAAGCCAGGTCCGCGCGGTGATCCAGACGCCGGAGCCGCGCTGCCGCTCGGTGTTCTACGCCCCCGCCTGCGCGCTGGGCGTCGGCGGAACGCGGACGCGCGCGCCGCTGGACACCATCCAGGTGCGGGAAGACGTGGCGCGGATCGACTCGCTCTACCAGGCGTGGGGCTACCTGGACGTCCGCACCACCAGCTCCATCACCCCGTCCGGAGACGGCGTGGAGGTCGCCTTCACCGTCGCCGAGGGCGAGCCGGTGCGCGTGCGGACCATCACCGTGCAGGGCTTCGACCTCATCCAGCCGCCCATCGCCCGGCCCGCGCTCGTCCTGCGGCCGGGCGACCCGTATTCCATCCCCCTCCTGCAGGCCTCCGAGCGGCGGCTGGCGAACGCGGCGGCCGAGCGCGGCTACGCCTTCGCCAGCGTGGAGGCGTCCGGCACCGTGGACCGCACGGCGCACCTGGCCGACGTGGTGCTCACCGTCGTCCCCGGCCCCGTCGCCGTCTTCGGCACCACGACGGTCGCCGCCGAGCCGCCGCTGCGCGAGCGCGACGTGCTTTCGCGGCTGGCGTACGAGCCCGGCGAGCGCTTCGCCCCGTCGCGCGTGCGGCGGACGCAGGAGCGGCTGTACGCGCTCCCCATCGTGCAGGAGGCGCGGGTGGAGCCCGTTCCCGCGGGCGGCGGCGACACCACGGTGAACCTGCGCGTGGCGGTGACGCCGACGCGCGTGGGCGCCTTCCAGCTGGAGGGCGTGGCGTCGTCCACCACCTGCATCGGCGCGCAGGGATACGCGTCCACCCGCTACGCCTTCGGGGCGCCGCGAGTGATCACCGTCTCCGCCGGCGGGTCGAACCTGCTGAACGCGCAGCTGCGCGGATTCCCCTGCACCGGCGGCGCGGGCGGCGAGTTCTCGCAGCCGGACTG is a window of Longimicrobium sp. DNA encoding:
- a CDS encoding caspase family protein; the encoded protein is MPKPFRQLKLDQFADELARFRFTRKVTRVHMHHTQEPTSRDYAKDASGSIEQMWRYHTQKKGWSDIAQHLTIAPDGTVWTGRDWNRTPASATGFNDGVFMFETLGDFDRGHERLEGEQRRAVIDVIARVQIRCGLPVDSLHFHREYTDEKTCPGTGISKAGILAEVRARRAELEGTRAFAADAGRGGPFPESRMSSAVPDGTWPRGGPGARPFAADALEPAPEDDGEPDCGPRADAACADSGYDGSGRDARDRGDPGDGAEDEAARGVSFTPGELAELRAHVVNLNQGRFSNRGIMRTTPADVDAIFREHLPRALEAAQREGRPLRILFWAHGGLVSEARGIDYARLTHGWWLRNHVYPIYFIWETGIWETLLNLLRGRPRALEAVRGLNVDRVLEEVAHRAGGPTVWGGMKNSAAASVDERGGAAYVAERLAEFCRGEHHVELHAAGHSAGSIFHGVFIPRALDAGAPAFRTLHYLAPAVRMDEFVRRIPPLLASGGGVDRLTVYTMLREFEEDDNCGGIYRKSLLYLIHYALEAERGTPILGLEDSLRADPEVAALLGLGGHGGPHEVIWSPTKAGHGRSASRSTSHGGFDNDAATMESILRRVAELGDGDAIIPFPAAAQRDFTFEDAGGLGMGGGDLGDLGDVGDVGDVGGDGPGVGAPAPKKKPAPPQSAYDPPSSRPKPAKPQTGDGRGTKRALCVGINAYPAPNTLHGCVADARAWQEELARLGFEVEMLEDGDATEAAMRAAIGRLVRGAGPGDVRVLMYAGHGTQFRDQGGGAGDGETDRKDEAIVPVDFGDGACILDDELFGMIGGMNPGASLTCFFDCCHSQTALRATLVRALEMAAAGDGDIRPRYIDPTPEMLAEYARRRRASRGSRGPGLRDLHRANALNAVLFSACRDNEVAMEESGHGVFTRRTVPLLSAAVRGGLTNLQFRAKIEAAFGDSPGQHPGLDSPEAARGWTLLGSRGGRAAGE